From a region of the Malania oleifera isolate guangnan ecotype guangnan chromosome 12, ASM2987363v1, whole genome shotgun sequence genome:
- the LOC131144382 gene encoding homeobox-leucine zipper protein HAT5: MIPKYDSVVAQEYFKSWEEEEEAVAMGSGRVYPNSNATVLLQNDRPHCSSQVLESLWISSSSPTFHGSTSMVSFESVGGGDAMDGPFFQALSKEENGDEDCDECYHQREKKRRLTTEQVQHLEKNFEVENKLEPERKIQIAKELGLQPRQVAIWFQNRRARFKTKQLEKDFDSLKSSYEKLRTDHDNLVKEKERLRDEVVLLRDKLQHREKGLTDSEPHSPITSSHAEHQKFPIPNKGCCENLRDVPVAVCKQEAASSAKSDVFDSDSPHCAEGNPSSLLEPADSSHAFEAAEQSDFSQDEEDNLSQSLLPTPYFPKLDYKQQHSYYHDPAVNPCSALGFSAEDHPFSFWPY, encoded by the exons ATGATCCCAAAATATGACTCTGTAGTTGCCCAAGAGTATTTCAAATcctgggaagaagaagaagaagctgtaGCTATGGGAAGCGGCAGGGTCTATCCCAATTCTAACGCCACCGTTTTACTTCAAAACGACAGACCTCACTGCTCATCGCAGGTTCTTGAATCCCTTTGGATCAGCAGCTCTTCCCCCACTTTCCATG GGTCGACTTCCATGGTGAGCTTCGAGAGTGTTGGAGGCGGGGACGCAATGGACGGGCCTTTCTTCCAAGCGCTGAGCAAAGAAGAGAATGGCGACGAGGATTGCGACGAGTGCTATCACCAACGAGAGAAGAAAAGGCGTTTAACAACCGAGCAGGTCCAGCATCTGGAGAAGAATTTTGAGGTAGAGAACAAGCTTGAACCAGAGAGGAAGATCCAAATCGCAAAAGAGCTTGGGCTGCAGCCTAGGCAAGTTGCAATATGGTTTCAGAATCGGCGCGCAAGGTTCAAGACCAAACAGCTGGAGAAAGACTTTGATTCGTTGAAATCTAGCTATGAAAAGCTCAGGACAGACCATGACAACCTCGTTAAGGAAAAAGAAAGATTGAGAGATGAG GTTGTTTTGCTGAGAGATAAACTGCAGCACAGAGAGAAAGGGTTGACAGATTCAGAGCCTCACAGTCCCATCACCTCATCACATGCAGAACATCAGAAATTCCCAATTCCCAATAAAGGTTGTTGTGAAAATTTACGTGATGTGCCAGTGGCAGTCTGCAAGCAGGAAGCCGCGAGTTCAGCCAAAAGTGATGTTTTCGATTCTGACAGTCCACACTGTGCAGAGGGGAACCCCTCATCGTTGTTAGAGCCTGCGGATTCTTCTCATGCTTTTGAGGCAGCAGAGCAGTCTGATTTTTCTCAGGATGAAGAAGATAACCTCAGCCAGAGCCTTCTGCCGACGCCATACTTCCCAAAGCTTGACTACAAGCAGCAGCACTCTTATTACCATGACCCGGCTGTTAATCCCTGTAGTGCTCTGGGGTTCTCGGCTGAGGATCACCCCTTCTCTTTCTGGCCTTACTGA